The Methylopila sp. M107 genome contains the following window.
GGTCGACAGCGACGGCGACACCATCGTGTCCCAGCAGGAGAACGACGCCTACCGGATCGCCGCCGGTCTGCCGGCCGACCGGTCCCCGCCGCGCGCCAGTCCCCCGCCGCCGCCTCCGTCGTCGCCGATCAAGCGCGGCCCCGATGAGGAGGTCTACCTCGTCGGCGTCTATGAGGGCTTCACCGGCGAACGCGGCGCGCCGCATGGGCCGCGGGCGCTTGTCGGGCTCGACCGCCCCGGCAAGAAGGTCACGCTGCTGCTGTGCTCGTATGAGGGCGTGCGGTGGTCGGTGGCCACGACGCCCGGCACCGAGATCAAGGACGTCATGTTCTTCGGGGCGGGCGGGCGCTCGGAGGTCCTCGTCAACGACGCGCCCCGCCAGGTGGGCAGCCTCGCCGACAACCATCCGTGCCCCTACGAGGCGAAGGGCGCGAACTTCCGCAACGCGGTCTCGGCCGTCGCGAAATGGACCGGCTTTGCGAAGCTCGACGGTTTCGCCGGATCCTACTCCGCCTCGAAGACCGGCTACGTCATCGGCGCCCCGACGCCGCTGCCCGAACTCGCGCCCGTCTACCTGAAGCCCGCGCCGCTCGACGGGCTCCCGCCGATCCGGTTCGGCGCGACGCTCAAGGACGTCCCCGGCCTCTACGACCTCTCGGGCAAACTCGTCGAAAAGGGCGCGCGCGGCGACGGACGGCGCAGCGTCGACGTGCCGGCGCGGCGCGAGCGCTACGAGGCCGACCATGGCGGGCTGAAGGTCACGACCGGCGGAGACCCGGCCACGACGAAGGAGCTCCCGGTCTCGCTCGACGCGCCGCCGCTCAGCTGGCCGTGCGGAATCGCCTACGATCCCCGCCGCAACCGCCTCGTCGTGGTCAGCCTCGGGGGCGAGGGCTTCGCCTACGAGTATCTCATCGAGACCGGCAAGTGGCGGGTTCTCGCCAGCATGGACAACCGGGACGTGTCCGGGCTCGCCTACGACGCCGCGACCGACCTGCTCTGGACGGTCGACGGCGCGACGCTCATCGCCCTCGACGCCGACGGAAAGCGCGTCCGCACCGTCCGGCCGAAGGCGCTGCCCGGCTTCTTCGACACCTTCGATCCGGGCAATGGCCGCCCCGACCTGAGCCTCGCCGCCGTCGAGAGCGGCAAGGCCGTCCTGCTGATCAAGGGTTCAGGAAAATACCGCGTCTATCTGGTCGATCTCGCGAGCGGCGAGGCGACGCTGACCGGCGCCGGGGACTGACGCGGCGCGCTCCGCGAAACCGCGGATCGCATCGGAAAACGTAACCAGAAATCAACCTTAGCGCGAGCAAAGTGCCGCAAAGCCGTCCGTCGACACCGGTCCGTAGGACAAGGGCGGCGATAGATCGGCCCTGGGGAAACGCGACATTGCGGGAGTGGGCTGGCGTGACGCGGTGGTTCGGGGGCGTGCTGCGGTCGGCGGCGACATGGGTCGCGCTCGCGATCCTTGCGCCCGTCTGCATGCTCGCTCTGTCGGGCGCGATGCTGCTCGAGCTCCGCGGCGAGGCCTGGGTCCGGGCGGAGCAGTCCTCGCAGAATCTGCTGAGGCTGATCGAGCGCGACGTCGCCCGCAACGTCGAGATCATCGACCTGTCGCTGCGCTCCGTCGTCGACAACCTGCGCGCTCCCGGCGTCGACACGGCGAGCCCGGAGCTGCGCCAGCTCGTGCTGTTCGACCGCGCCGTGACGGCGCGCGACATCGGCGTCATGCTGGTGCTCGACGAGAACGGCGACAGCATTCTCGACGCCGCGGGCTTTCCGGCGCGCCGGCTGAACAACGCCGACCGCGACTACTTCAAGGCCCACAAGGCCGACCCCGACCTCGGGCTCGACATCTCGAAGCCGCTGATCTCGCGGCTGACGGGCGACCCGATCATCGTGCTGAGCCGCCGCATCGACAAGCCGGACGGCTCGTTCGGCGGCATCGTGCTGGCGAGTCTCAGGCTCGACTACTTCCGGCGGCTGTTCGACCGGCTCGGCCTCGGCGGCGAGGGCGCGATCAACCTCTACCGGCGCGACGGCACGCGCATCATGCGCCACCCTTACGTCGACGCCGACATCGGCGCGAGCATCGCGGGCTCGTCCAATTTCGAGCGCTTCGTCAAGGAGCGCTCCGGCGCCTTCGTGGCGGTCTCGGTGCGGGACGGCGTCGAGCGGCTCTACGAGTTCACGCAGGTCGGCGACCTGCCGCTGGTGCTGAACGTGGCGCTTGCGACCGCCGACATCGAGGCGGCGTGGCGCGGCAAGGCGGTCGCCATCGGCGCCGTGCTGCTGGTGCTCTGCGCGCTGACCGCGGGCCTCGCCCTGCTCTGCGGCAGGGAGCTGCGCCGCCGCGGCGAGATGCAGGCCGAGCTCGCCCGCCTGTCGCGCACCGACGTGCTGACCGGGCTGCCGAACCGGCGCCATTTCGACCAGGAGTTCGCCCGCGCCTTCGAGGAGCGCCGCGGCCGGCTCTCGCTGCTGATCGTCGACGTCGACCACTTCAAGCGCGTCAACGACCGCTACGGCCACGCCGTCGGCGACGAGGTGCTGAAGGGCCTCGCCACAAGCCTGTCCAACAGCGTCCGCCGCCCCGGCGACCTCGTCGCCCGCATCGGCGGCGAGGAGTTCGCCGTCATCCTGCGCGACGCCGACGAGGCCGGCGCCGCGGCGGTCGCCGAGACCATCCATGCGCAGGTCGCGGCGCTTGTGATCGACGGCGTCGCGGTCGGGGCCGGCGCGGTCACGGTGAGCATCGGGCTCGCGAGCGTCGCGGCGGCGCGCGAGACGCAGGACGCGCTCTACCGCGTCGCGGACGCCGCGCTCTACGCCGCCAAGGCCGGCGGCCGCAACCAGACCCGCGTCGCCCCCGACATCGCCCCGCCGCGCCCGAGCGGGATAAGGCTCGTCAACCCGGCCTGAGCGGCCGGGCGTCATCTTGTTCCTCCCACGCGTCAGCGGGGGAGGGGGACCATGGCGAGAGCCATGGTGGAGGGGGCGGTCTCGCGCCGCCGTCTTGACCTATCAGCTCGCCCTTGCTTCCGCCTCAGCCAGGGTGTGGGGGGCTCCGAGCCGTCCCGCTCTACGTCCGCCCCCTCCACCGCCTTCGGCGGTCCCCCTCCCCCATGCTGACGCATGGAGGAGGATCAAGAGCGCGCCGCCGCCGGTTCCTCCCACGCGTCAGCGGGGGAGGGGGACCATGGCGTCAGCCATGGTGGAGGGGGTGGTCTCGCGCCGCCGCCTGACCTATCAGCTCGCCCTTGCTTCCGCTTCGGCCAGATCGTGAGCGGCTCCGGTGGAGCCGTCATTCCGGGCGGAGGCCCGGAATCCAGAACCGCGGACGTTTCCGTTTCTTACCGGAGCCTTGGTTGTTCTGGATTCCGGCCTTTCGCTTCGCTGCAGCCGAAATGACGCGGTGGGTCTGGCTGATCCGATTGCGCTCCGGGTCGAGGGGGCTCCGAACCGTCCCGCTCTACGTCCGCCCCCTCCACCGCGCGTTCCGCGCGGTCCCCCTCCCCCATGCTGACGCATGGAGGAGGATCAAGAGCGCGCCAAAACCCCGCGCCGGGTTTGTCTCCACCCGCGACGGCTCGCTCAAAACTCGTCCCTCCCGGACAGGGAGGCGCGGGACGCCGGGGCGCCGCTTTACGTCGAACGTTCGGAAGACGCCGGTTCCCCGGCGTCCCGCGCGCGGTGTTTTTTGCGTCGCGGCCGCACCATCGCTCCGGCGGGGGCTCGACTTCCGCCCCCGGATACGCTCGGGGCGCTTCGATCGGCTCGCGCGGGGCTCTCGCCCCGACCCACGCCTTTCGGCCGTTCGGCCGGCCCCGTCATAGTGCGGGGCGGAGGGCTGTCGACCTCATCGGCGAAACGCGCCGGTGAGGCCGGACCGGGTACGCCGTCCGGGACGGGGCCGCGTGTCCCCGCCGCAGACGCCGCCCCCCGCCGCCGCGAAACCAGACGCCTCTAGAAGCGCGCTCCCTTGGCCGGCAGGGGTATGTGGAGGGTGGGGGAGATGGGAGGGGATGTCAAGGAATTTATTCTGCTAAAAAAATCTTGGCTGCCATTGTAGCTGACAGACAAAATGCGACTAAGATACAGTGGCGACGAATTTTTCAGCGAAAAATAGTGCGTCCTGTCTCAGCTTGTAGAGCACTCCAAGCAGCAGCCTCGCGTCCCGCCAACTGGTTGTAGGAAATATGTCCGAAACAGATCGAAGATTGAAAGATTTTCTGAATACGAATCAGGCGCAGCGTGAGCGCATGTGCTTAGAGGTATTAGCGACCCTAGTCGGATACAGCGATGCTCATGCACGCCTTCCAAAGGGTGGGCCAGACGGAGGCAGGGATCTGCAAGCACTGTATAATGGTACGCAGTGCTACGGAGCGGTCGGGTTCGTGAACGATGCGACTGACCTCAAGCAACATAGAGATCAGATCAGCGCTAAATTTTCTGCGGATCTACAGAGGGCAGTTAATGCCGCAAAGGAAGAGCAAATCATTCTAGCGTGCTTTGTGTTCTTTACTAATGTGGGGTTAACACCATCAATAATAGAGAACATGAAAACTTACGCAAAAAATGAAGGCGTAGAGCGCTGCGAAGTGTTGGATCGGGAGCGAATTAGATTTTTATTAGACTCAAATAAAGGGTATGCGATAAGATTTAGATATTTGGACATATCATTATCTGACGCTGAACAGAAAGACTTTTTCTATACATGGTCTGACCGTATAAGTGAAATGATCACATCAAGTATAAGTGGCTTGGACTCTGCAACCAAGAGAATTCAATTTCTACTCGAGTCGCAGAAGATTGTTGACTCTTTGATCACCATCGTGAGGCTCGATTGCTCGCTTGACCAAGCGTCCCGCGGCAATTTTCTGTTTCAAACAAGCATTAGTTTTCAAACCCACGTCGATGGCCTGATGGCTTATTTCTACGGTGGGGCCAACGAGCCAATCAAGGAGTCTCTTTCTGAATGGGAGGCTAGGGGACGTAATTTTCCAAAAAATGGTCAGTATGAGTACGGATTTGCCTGGCTTATTCCAGGTTATCCGCAGTACGAAAAGTTCATCGGCGAAAGCGAAGGATACGAAACGCCGATCAATATCGCTGACTTGAATGAGCGGAAAGAATTTATCAGAATAAAATCCTTCTCAGGAATTTTAGAACTGCAGAATGAATTTTTAAGGTTTGAATGTGTGTCGTATCCCTTCTTAGATCGATTTTATCCATCCCTTAAATTAATAGAAATGAATAGTTCTATGGTTCTATTTGACTGTAATGCGAAGGTGGCTGAGCATATTCGATCTATAACAATGTATGCTAATGGGTTTGAGATTCTAAATTTAAAGCAAGATAATTGGCATTGTGAGCCGAGCTCAATTAGTAGATTTCATTTGCCGAAAGAAACGAACTCATCCGAATTGGGTGCGGAATATGTTACTTTGCGTCCCAGTTCGATGTGCTCGTGCTTCAATATCGATTTTGACGACAGGACTCCGAAAAGATACAACTGGGAATAGCGCTTTCAGCGCGTCTCCTCCCAGTTCTCCGCCGCCCGCGCGTCCACCTGCAGTGGCAGTACAGCGCCGGTGCGGGGCCTGTTCCATCACGCGAGAACGCCGGCAGGGCCTTTCCATCTCCGCGTCGTCGACCTCGACGGTCATGCCCGCGCGGCAGCGCGGGTATCCACGACTTTCTGAGATCGCAGCGCTCGACGCCGAAGTCGTGGATACCCGGCTTCGCCGGGCATGACGGTCGAGGGTGAGGCGGGCGGCGGCCAACCCCTCTCCCCTTGTGGGAGAGGGTAAGGGTGAGGGGTCGCTTCAGGATAGGGCGCGTCGCGTGCGCATAGAGCGCGGCGCCTCATCCTCCAGCGACCCCTCATCCGGCCTCCGCGTTCCGCGGAGGCCACCTTCTCCCACAAGGGGAGAAGGGAAGATCAATGCGCCTCGTCCCAGTTCCCCGCGGCCCGCGCGTCCACCTGCAGCGGCACCTTCAGCGCCAGCGCCGGCAGCGGGGCCTCTTCCATCACTTGGCTAATCACCGGCAGCGTCGCCGCCACCTCGGCCTCGTCGACCTCGAAGATCAGCTCGTCATGCACCTGCAGCAGCATCTTCGCGCCTAGGCGCGCCTCGGCCAGCGCGGAGTCCATGCGGATCATGGCGCGACGGATGATGTCGGCCGCAGAACCCTGCAAGGGGGCGTTGATGGCGGCGCG
Protein-coding sequences here:
- a CDS encoding sensor domain-containing diguanylate cyclase → MTRWFGGVLRSAATWVALAILAPVCMLALSGAMLLELRGEAWVRAEQSSQNLLRLIERDVARNVEIIDLSLRSVVDNLRAPGVDTASPELRQLVLFDRAVTARDIGVMLVLDENGDSILDAAGFPARRLNNADRDYFKAHKADPDLGLDISKPLISRLTGDPIIVLSRRIDKPDGSFGGIVLASLRLDYFRRLFDRLGLGGEGAINLYRRDGTRIMRHPYVDADIGASIAGSSNFERFVKERSGAFVAVSVRDGVERLYEFTQVGDLPLVLNVALATADIEAAWRGKAVAIGAVLLVLCALTAGLALLCGRELRRRGEMQAELARLSRTDVLTGLPNRRHFDQEFARAFEERRGRLSLLIVDVDHFKRVNDRYGHAVGDEVLKGLATSLSNSVRRPGDLVARIGGEEFAVILRDADEAGAAAVAETIHAQVAALVIDGVAVGAGAVTVSIGLASVAAARETQDALYRVADAALYAAKAGGRNQTRVAPDIAPPRPSGIRLVNPA
- a CDS encoding EF-hand domain-containing protein; its protein translation is MSRRVPALLVCALGALSAPAVAQDAAAPDKAASAVPGVFQRMIRPGLVREGFVGQIMGEFRSAAQGAAEVDRAMIDLTRRITTARARASAVSSLLVHDIDGDGVIEAKEASVAIGGMLGANATPEVASRMLDALLKNDLDGDGKLDAEEIRKAAAQQSALRGAPENGVERYFVFADASGALRAATLTTAAERAFDTVDSDGDTIVSQQENDAYRIAAGLPADRSPPRASPPPPPPSSPIKRGPDEEVYLVGVYEGFTGERGAPHGPRALVGLDRPGKKVTLLLCSYEGVRWSVATTPGTEIKDVMFFGAGGRSEVLVNDAPRQVGSLADNHPCPYEAKGANFRNAVSAVAKWTGFAKLDGFAGSYSASKTGYVIGAPTPLPELAPVYLKPAPLDGLPPIRFGATLKDVPGLYDLSGKLVEKGARGDGRRSVDVPARRERYEADHGGLKVTTGGDPATTKELPVSLDAPPLSWPCGIAYDPRRNRLVVVSLGGEGFAYEYLIETGKWRVLASMDNRDVSGLAYDAATDLLWTVDGATLIALDADGKRVRTVRPKALPGFFDTFDPGNGRPDLSLAAVESGKAVLLIKGSGKYRVYLVDLASGEATLTGAGD